A genomic segment from Chloroflexota bacterium encodes:
- a CDS encoding NAD(+)/NADH kinase gives MTHVALVHQPYRPETGEIAAHVRTQLEQRGVETEVLSAFELDPADAGRFTLALTFGGDGTTLRTARWAAEAHVPIVPVGMGTLSFLAELHPEEVEASLDPYLAGEFWRDERAMLAVGVDGQRAIALNDVVVARGAQLRAITLDFDVHDREVTRFTADAVVVATATGSTAYALAAGGPVLAPELDNLVVVPVAGHLSALRSLVLPPTAEMSLTVVRTQPATVSADGQVDFELPVGMPVRIKLAEQKTVFARRGDPRDFYAHLTARLRRSPHGVR, from the coding sequence ATGACGCACGTCGCTCTCGTTCATCAGCCGTACCGGCCCGAGACCGGCGAGATCGCCGCGCACGTCCGCACCCAGTTGGAGCAGAGGGGCGTCGAGACGGAGGTGCTCTCAGCGTTCGAACTGGATCCGGCAGACGCCGGCCGCTTCACCCTGGCCCTCACGTTCGGCGGCGACGGCACCACCCTCCGCACGGCCCGCTGGGCCGCCGAGGCGCACGTCCCGATTGTCCCCGTGGGCATGGGCACCCTCAGCTTCCTGGCCGAGCTTCACCCCGAAGAGGTCGAGGCCAGCCTCGATCCGTACCTCGCCGGCGAGTTCTGGCGCGACGAGCGGGCGATGCTTGCCGTCGGCGTGGACGGCCAGCGCGCCATCGCCCTCAACGACGTGGTGGTGGCGCGTGGGGCGCAACTGCGGGCCATCACCCTCGACTTCGACGTGCACGACCGCGAGGTCACCCGGTTCACGGCGGACGCCGTGGTGGTGGCGACGGCGACCGGCTCGACGGCCTACGCCCTCGCGGCCGGCGGTCCGGTCCTGGCTCCTGAGCTGGACAATCTGGTGGTGGTCCCGGTCGCGGGCCACCTCTCGGCGCTCCGGAGCCTGGTGCTGCCGCCCACCGCCGAGATGAGCCTGACGGTGGTCCGCACCCAGCCAGCCACCGTCTCGGCGGATGGGCAGGTCGATTTCGAGTTGCCGGTGGGCATGCCGGTCCGGATCAAGCTGGCGGAGCAGAAGACCGTCTTCGCCCGGCGCGGCGACCCGCGCGACTTCTACGCCCACCTGACGGCGCGGCTCCGGCGGTCGCCGCACGGCGTGCGGTAG
- the recN gene encoding DNA repair protein RecN — translation MLTQLTIRDFAIIDRLTIEWSHGLNVVTGETGAGKSIIIDAVGALLGGRISPDFVRNGASRATVEGVFDLSSIEDPAELKAALDEHGLEIEDGGLILTRDIAGAGGRGVSRVNGRAVPTAVLQQIGEHLIDIHGQSEHLSLLRPREHLELLDRYAGLGSERAKIATLVADLRALDREQQRVRDEARAAQREQALLKHEVDEIDSAGLTPGEEDELLGTRERLRNVERLRTAVLSAWTALSGDDERPGAHDLVGQAAAACGGVSGFDPVLAQQAESLDALSEGLDDAVRGLRRYLDDIEEDPEALQATEERLLTLAALKRKYGDTVEEILAYVEKARGRLEAVERQDQILADLEARREALRQEAGALAATISRRRTLAASELQKIVEGELADLNMRGTRFVTRMEHADDPAGLPVKHDGQPRTLAYDATGVDRVEFLIAPNAGETPKGLGRIASGGELARVGLALKTALSRVDRRATLIFDEVDTGVGGRSAPVVGEKLWGLTSEHQVLCVTHMPQVAAYADAHLVVAKGAEGGASRVAVRTLPPNERVEELAQMLGGPLGGTGARRNARELLDGARARKREASKRG, via the coding sequence ATGCTCACGCAGTTGACCATCCGCGACTTCGCCATCATCGACCGGCTGACCATCGAGTGGTCACACGGGCTGAACGTCGTCACCGGTGAGACCGGCGCGGGCAAGTCGATCATCATCGACGCGGTCGGGGCGCTGCTGGGCGGGCGGATTTCGCCAGACTTCGTGCGGAACGGCGCCAGCCGGGCCACCGTCGAAGGGGTGTTCGACCTTTCGAGCATCGAGGATCCCGCCGAGCTGAAGGCGGCCCTCGACGAGCACGGCCTGGAGATCGAGGACGGCGGCCTGATCCTGACCCGCGACATCGCTGGGGCCGGCGGGCGCGGCGTCTCGCGGGTCAACGGGCGAGCCGTGCCGACCGCCGTGCTCCAGCAGATCGGCGAGCACCTGATCGACATCCATGGGCAGAGCGAGCACCTCTCGCTGCTGCGTCCGCGCGAGCACCTGGAGCTGTTGGACCGCTACGCCGGCCTCGGCTCAGAGCGCGCGAAGATCGCCACCCTCGTAGCCGACCTCCGCGCACTCGACCGCGAGCAGCAACGCGTCCGCGACGAGGCCCGCGCCGCCCAGCGCGAGCAGGCGTTGCTCAAGCACGAGGTGGACGAGATCGACTCGGCCGGCCTGACGCCCGGCGAGGAGGACGAGCTGCTCGGCACGCGCGAGCGGCTGCGGAACGTCGAGCGGCTGCGGACGGCGGTGCTGTCAGCCTGGACGGCCCTCAGCGGCGACGACGAGCGCCCGGGCGCGCATGACCTCGTCGGGCAGGCGGCGGCGGCCTGCGGCGGCGTCAGCGGCTTCGACCCGGTCCTCGCGCAGCAGGCCGAGTCGCTGGATGCCCTCTCCGAGGGTCTGGATGACGCGGTGCGTGGGCTGCGGCGCTACCTGGACGACATCGAGGAAGATCCCGAGGCGCTCCAGGCCACGGAGGAGCGGCTGCTGACGCTGGCGGCCCTGAAACGCAAGTATGGCGACACCGTCGAGGAGATCCTGGCGTACGTCGAGAAGGCGCGCGGCCGGCTGGAGGCCGTCGAGCGACAGGATCAGATCCTGGCCGACCTCGAAGCGCGCCGCGAGGCGCTGCGCCAGGAGGCCGGCGCGCTGGCCGCCACCATCTCGCGCCGCCGCACCCTGGCAGCCAGCGAGCTGCAAAAGATCGTCGAGGGTGAGCTGGCGGACCTGAACATGCGCGGCACGCGGTTCGTGACCCGCATGGAGCACGCCGACGACCCGGCCGGCCTGCCCGTCAAGCACGATGGCCAGCCGCGCACGCTCGCCTACGACGCGACCGGCGTGGACCGCGTCGAGTTCCTGATCGCCCCGAACGCCGGCGAGACGCCGAAGGGGCTCGGGCGCATCGCCAGCGGCGGCGAGCTGGCGCGGGTCGGGCTGGCGCTCAAGACGGCCCTCTCGCGGGTGGACCGCCGTGCAACCCTGATTTTCGACGAGGTGGACACCGGCGTCGGCGGGCGCAGTGCGCCGGTCGTCGGCGAGAAGCTCTGGGGGCTGACCTCCGAGCATCAGGTGCTGTGCGTGACCCACATGCCCCAGGTGGCGGCCTACGCCGACGCGCACCTCGTGGTGGCGAAGGGGGCGGAGGGCGGCGCCAGCCGGGTGGCCGTGCGGACGCTCCCGCCCAACGAGCGCGTCGAGGAGCTGGCGCAGATGCTGGGGGGGCCGTTGGGCGGAACGGGCGCGCGCCGCAACGCCCGTGAGCTGCTGGACGGCGCGCGTGCCCGCAAGCGCGAGGCCAGCAAGCGCGGGTAA
- the groEL gene encoding chaperonin GroEL → MPRPKRAQPTAMLHGEAARATLLRGMEQMTNLLRPTLGPVARTVAVASLLNGNPEILDSGATIARRTIELSDPFESIGAMIVRHLAWRVHMNVGDGATTAAVIATRLMAEAVRVIAAGASPVGVRRGVEQAMAVARAELAAQARPIDLPEEIARIVLGVVRDEKIAETIGEVVEGVGEDGAILVENANGFDTEYQYLEGIHWDEGWHSPSFLRGQEAVVRLLDPRVLITDAAIEQPEELTPILDLCAQAGERALLVVAPEISQAALSLLIVNRQRGILESVAVKTPSHGDQRIGILDDLAVSTGGRAFHFQLGDTIATATLADLGKARQAWARPRSFGVLGGLSDRDAIRTRVGQLRAELATVKDDEWLRKKLQERIGKLSGSSAMIVVGAPSEAARDDLKLRVESAVTMARSALRDGVVPGGGAAFLACAAAIEAQVTGRRDDEAVGWRALAAALREPMRAIADNAGLDANAIVALGMQRAPDQTYDAWKDRWVDPWDAGLLDSVGVLTAAMDGGVSAAAAALTSEVLIHRPGQEPSFNP, encoded by the coding sequence TTGCCCCGTCCGAAGCGCGCCCAGCCCACCGCCATGCTGCACGGCGAGGCCGCACGCGCCACACTCCTGCGCGGCATGGAACAGATGACGAATCTGCTCCGGCCGACTCTCGGTCCCGTCGCCCGGACGGTGGCCGTCGCCTCGCTGCTCAACGGCAACCCCGAGATCCTCGACAGCGGCGCGACGATCGCCCGGCGGACCATCGAGCTGTCGGACCCGTTCGAGAGCATCGGCGCGATGATCGTGCGGCACCTGGCGTGGCGCGTCCACATGAACGTCGGGGATGGGGCGACCACGGCCGCCGTGATCGCCACGCGCTTGATGGCCGAGGCGGTGCGGGTCATCGCGGCGGGGGCCAGCCCGGTCGGGGTGCGGCGCGGCGTCGAGCAGGCGATGGCCGTGGCGCGCGCGGAGCTTGCGGCCCAGGCCCGCCCCATCGATCTGCCGGAGGAGATCGCGCGGATCGTCCTCGGCGTCGTGCGCGATGAGAAGATCGCCGAGACCATCGGCGAGGTCGTGGAAGGGGTCGGCGAGGACGGCGCGATCCTGGTCGAGAACGCCAACGGCTTCGACACGGAGTACCAGTACCTCGAAGGCATCCATTGGGACGAGGGCTGGCACTCGCCGTCGTTCCTGCGCGGACAGGAAGCGGTCGTCCGGCTGCTCGATCCGCGCGTGCTGATCACCGATGCCGCCATCGAGCAACCGGAGGAGCTAACGCCGATCCTCGACCTCTGCGCCCAGGCCGGCGAGCGGGCGTTGCTGGTGGTCGCCCCTGAGATCAGCCAGGCGGCACTCTCGCTGCTGATCGTCAACCGGCAGCGCGGCATCCTGGAGAGCGTCGCCGTGAAGACGCCGTCGCACGGGGACCAGCGCATCGGCATCCTGGACGATCTGGCCGTCAGCACGGGCGGTCGGGCGTTCCATTTCCAACTGGGTGACACCATCGCGACGGCCACCCTGGCCGATCTTGGCAAGGCGCGGCAGGCCTGGGCGCGGCCCCGCTCGTTCGGGGTGCTGGGCGGCCTGAGTGACCGCGACGCGATCCGGACGCGCGTCGGGCAGCTGCGGGCCGAGCTTGCCACCGTCAAGGACGATGAGTGGCTCCGCAAGAAGCTCCAGGAGCGGATCGGCAAGCTGTCGGGCTCGAGCGCGATGATCGTGGTCGGCGCGCCTTCCGAGGCCGCCCGCGACGATCTCAAACTGCGCGTCGAGTCCGCTGTGACGATGGCGCGCTCGGCCCTGCGTGATGGCGTCGTGCCCGGGGGCGGGGCCGCGTTCCTGGCCTGTGCCGCCGCCATCGAGGCGCAGGTGACGGGCCGCCGCGACGACGAGGCGGTTGGCTGGCGCGCGCTGGCGGCCGCCCTCCGCGAGCCGATGCGGGCCATCGCCGACAACGCCGGCCTGGACGCCAACGCCATCGTGGCGCTCGGAATGCAGCGCGCGCCGGATCAGACGTACGACGCCTGGAAGGATCGGTGGGTCGATCCGTGGGACGCGGGCCTGCTGGACTCGGTGGGCGTGCTCACGGCGGCGATGGACGGGGGCGTCAGCGCGGCAGCGGCAGCGCTGACCAGCGAGGTGCTGATCCACCGCCCGGGCCAGGAGCCGAGCTTCAATCCGTAG
- a CDS encoding HAMP domain-containing protein, with the protein MNGRSLAAGLPRGGALLRRALRLTTPRRWPIRWWLPILNAAIAGGTLLALSALLIGLLDGGLQRQLADYLRNQATPILERELGVRPTVRRGGRPSFSIRTEPAGKPDLPAKPDAPGKRGPLDPPDPPIDPQLHILAENFVRELAGRDTGIVVYDTRRRVVAVSNPGVGVERWPNAPRDVLDGVLAGQEEQRVLRQGSRRTLVLLIPLQQTDGSILGALEVATSLEYTDALRMQLTLVLGVGTVLTVLVVGGISVWVARRALGPLEQVVQVTRTVAAGDLGARVRLTRQDEVGELASAFDQMVSRLEAAFAAQRRLVSDAAHELRTPLNGLAGTLEIVQMALAREDMAQAERLLSSVESELDRLGRFVNDLLTLSRLDEDSGAVKLIPTPLEPVLRDVVRRARILAPDHEIATRLDAAATVLGDRDQLERVFINLLDNAVKYTPPGGHVEVTLRQNGSDVLASVSDSGRGIEPDELPRIFDRFYRVDRARSRQAGGTGLGLAIVQAIVHAHHGQIDAESAIGQGTTVQVRLPSAPASASA; encoded by the coding sequence GTGAACGGGCGGTCACTTGCCGCCGGGCTGCCCCGTGGTGGCGCGTTGCTGCGGCGGGCGCTTCGGCTGACAACCCCGCGCCGCTGGCCGATCCGCTGGTGGCTCCCGATCCTCAACGCCGCCATCGCCGGCGGCACCCTGCTGGCGCTGAGCGCGCTGCTGATCGGCCTGCTCGACGGTGGCTTACAGCGGCAACTGGCCGACTACCTCCGCAACCAGGCAACCCCGATCCTCGAACGCGAGCTGGGCGTCCGCCCGACCGTTCGACGGGGCGGACGGCCGTCCTTCAGCATCCGCACCGAGCCGGCCGGCAAGCCCGACCTTCCCGCCAAGCCGGACGCGCCGGGCAAGCGTGGCCCCCTCGATCCGCCCGACCCGCCGATTGACCCGCAGTTGCACATCCTGGCCGAGAACTTCGTCCGCGAGCTGGCCGGCCGTGACACCGGTATCGTGGTCTACGACACCCGTCGGCGGGTCGTGGCGGTCAGCAACCCGGGCGTCGGCGTCGAACGCTGGCCAAACGCGCCGCGCGACGTCCTGGACGGCGTCCTGGCCGGCCAGGAGGAGCAGCGCGTGCTGCGGCAGGGCTCGCGGCGCACCCTGGTGCTGCTGATACCGCTCCAGCAGACGGACGGCTCAATCCTTGGCGCGCTGGAGGTGGCGACCTCCCTGGAGTACACCGACGCTCTCCGGATGCAATTGACCCTCGTGCTGGGCGTCGGGACCGTGCTGACCGTGCTGGTGGTCGGCGGGATCTCCGTCTGGGTGGCGCGGCGGGCGCTCGGGCCGTTGGAGCAGGTGGTGCAGGTAACGCGGACCGTCGCCGCCGGCGACCTCGGGGCGCGCGTGCGGCTCACCCGCCAGGACGAGGTTGGCGAGCTGGCCTCGGCGTTCGACCAGATGGTGAGCCGGCTGGAAGCGGCCTTCGCGGCGCAGCGGCGGCTCGTCTCGGATGCTGCCCACGAGCTGCGGACACCCCTCAACGGCCTGGCCGGCACGCTGGAGATCGTGCAGATGGCCCTGGCGCGGGAGGACATGGCCCAGGCCGAGCGGCTGCTGTCGAGCGTCGAATCGGAGCTGGACCGGCTCGGGCGGTTCGTCAACGACCTGCTGACGCTCTCGCGGCTGGACGAGGATAGTGGCGCGGTCAAGCTGATCCCGACGCCGCTGGAGCCGGTCCTGCGGGACGTCGTTCGCCGCGCCCGCATCCTGGCCCCGGATCACGAGATCGCCACTCGGCTGGATGCCGCCGCCACCGTCCTCGGGGACCGCGATCAGCTCGAACGGGTCTTCATCAACCTGCTGGACAACGCCGTCAAGTACACCCCGCCGGGCGGGCACGTCGAGGTGACGCTGCGCCAGAACGGCTCAGACGTGCTGGCGAGCGTGTCGGACAGCGGGCGCGGCATCGAGCCAGACGAGCTGCCGCGCATCTTCGACCGCTTCTACCGGGTGGATCGAGCACGCTCGCGGCAGGCCGGCGGCACCGGACTGGGGCTCGCCATCGTCCAGGCGATTGTGCACGCG
- a CDS encoding TlyA family RNA methyltransferase, translating to MTASSRTAPARPAETAARERTRLDVLLVARGLAESREKAQALIVAGLVAVDGKPAGKSAELIGQAAEVTVEKDAGFVSRGGEKLDHALTTFGLAVDDLVCLDAGASTGGFTDVLLRRGARRVYAVDVGHGQLDWRLRSDPRVVSMERTNIRTLDSLPEPVDIAVADVSFISLRLALPTIGRLTRPGAPIVALVKPQFEAGKGQVPRGGVVRDPALHRRVLLDLWAWTLANSLTPRGLTPSPIRGPAGNVEFLLWLQNSPVGTATVGSVPTALDAEATVTAALAGVPAAR from the coding sequence ATGACTGCCTCGTCGCGCACGGCGCCCGCCCGCCCGGCCGAGACGGCTGCCCGCGAGCGGACGCGCCTCGACGTGCTGCTGGTGGCGCGCGGGCTGGCCGAATCCCGCGAAAAGGCCCAGGCGCTGATCGTGGCCGGGCTGGTGGCGGTGGACGGCAAGCCGGCCGGCAAGTCGGCTGAGCTGATCGGCCAGGCTGCCGAGGTGACCGTCGAGAAGGACGCCGGCTTCGTGAGCCGGGGCGGCGAGAAGCTCGACCATGCGCTGACGACGTTCGGACTGGCCGTGGACGACCTGGTCTGCCTGGACGCGGGCGCCAGCACCGGCGGCTTCACCGACGTGTTGCTGCGGCGCGGCGCGCGACGGGTCTACGCCGTGGATGTGGGCCACGGCCAGCTTGACTGGCGGCTGCGCTCCGATCCGCGCGTCGTCTCGATGGAGCGAACGAACATCCGGACGCTCGACAGCCTGCCGGAACCGGTCGACATCGCCGTGGCCGATGTCTCGTTCATCTCGTTGCGGCTGGCCCTGCCGACCATCGGCCGCCTGACGCGGCCCGGCGCGCCCATCGTGGCGCTGGTCAAGCCGCAGTTCGAGGCCGGCAAGGGGCAGGTGCCGCGCGGGGGCGTCGTGCGCGACCCGGCCCTGCACCGCCGCGTGCTGCTCGACCTCTGGGCCTGGACGCTGGCGAACAGCCTGACGCCGCGCGGCCTGACCCCCTCTCCGATCCGTGGACCGGCCGGCAACGTCGAGTTCCTGCTCTGGCTCCAGAACAGCCCGGTCGGCACGGCCACGGTCGGCAGCGTCCCCACCGCGCTCGACGCCGAGGCGACGGTGACTGCTGCGCTCGCCGGTGTGCCGGCGGCTCGGTGA
- a CDS encoding response regulator transcription factor, which yields MATQQSVPAPGPNATRILVVDDDELTLDFVELGLRYEGFEVTRALDGHEALRVAERERPHLIVLDLNLPSLDGVEVCQRIRAQGDTPIIMLTARADVDERVAGLEAGADDYLPKPFKFKELLARIRAVLRRRLAAEQSILRHGALTLNRDTREVELDGRPVALTTRELDLLEALMLHPGTVLRRVALLQRVWGTDFLGDGNMIEAHISALRQKLDDRDRRLIRTVRGVGYALGK from the coding sequence ATGGCTACGCAGCAGTCCGTCCCTGCCCCTGGCCCGAACGCCACCCGTATCCTGGTGGTGGACGACGACGAGCTGACCCTCGACTTCGTGGAGCTGGGGCTGCGCTACGAGGGCTTCGAGGTGACGCGCGCCCTCGACGGCCACGAGGCGCTGCGGGTCGCCGAGCGCGAGCGTCCGCACCTGATTGTGCTCGACCTGAACCTGCCCTCGCTGGACGGCGTCGAGGTCTGCCAGCGCATCCGGGCGCAAGGCGACACGCCGATCATCATGCTGACGGCCCGCGCCGACGTAGACGAGCGGGTGGCCGGCCTCGAAGCGGGAGCTGACGACTATCTCCCCAAGCCGTTCAAGTTCAAGGAGCTGCTGGCGCGGATTCGGGCGGTCCTGCGGCGGCGGCTGGCGGCCGAGCAGAGCATCCTCCGTCACGGCGCCCTGACCCTCAACCGCGACACCCGCGAGGTCGAGCTGGACGGCCGGCCGGTCGCGCTGACCACCCGCGAGCTGGACCTGCTCGAAGCCCTGATGCTCCACCCCGGCACCGTGCTGCGCCGGGTGGCCCTGCTGCAGCGCGTCTGGGGCACCGACTTCCTGGGCGACGGCAACATGATCGAGGCGCACATCAGCGCGCTGCGCCAGAAACTCGACGACCGAGACCGCCGCCTGATCCGGACCGTGCGCGGCGTCGGGTACGCGCTCGGCAAGTGA
- a CDS encoding sigma-70 family RNA polymerase sigma factor produces the protein MARPVAREGAKEKLLLLARERGFVTLDDVVRVAVDEPVDLEELRESLEEAGFELIEDEDDAAKPLAWGSAVAATTTDRAEEEEVVVGAHILKAAALEAEELMPDTPAAIYLRDISRVPLLTAEEEVTLAKALEAGDIAKGKLDGGLVPAGDLEAVEDEARIGAEARRRLTESNLRLVVSVARKYMGRGLPLLDLIQEGNIGLSRAVEKYDYRKGYRFSTYAYWWIRQAVTRSIADQARTIRVPVHMIELIGDVYKVSRELQQGLGREPDAEEIAKAMNTTAEKVRQILRAAKQPISLETPVGEDEGNTISDFIADRGARAPSDAADEAMLKIQVESALQELNRREQQVLRMRFGLEDGRDRTLGEIGEELGVSRERVRQIEAEALAKLRHPRLRNRLREYIDG, from the coding sequence ATGGCCCGTCCAGTGGCTCGCGAAGGGGCGAAGGAGAAGCTGCTTCTCCTGGCTCGTGAGCGAGGATTCGTTACGCTTGATGATGTCGTGCGGGTAGCGGTCGACGAGCCGGTCGATCTTGAAGAGCTTCGCGAGAGCCTGGAAGAAGCCGGGTTCGAGCTGATCGAAGACGAAGACGACGCCGCGAAACCGCTCGCCTGGGGCAGCGCTGTCGCCGCGACGACCACCGACCGTGCCGAGGAAGAGGAAGTCGTCGTCGGCGCGCACATCCTGAAGGCTGCTGCGCTCGAAGCCGAAGAGCTGATGCCGGACACGCCGGCCGCCATCTACCTGCGGGACATCAGCCGGGTGCCGCTGCTGACCGCCGAGGAAGAGGTCACCCTGGCGAAAGCGCTCGAAGCTGGCGACATCGCCAAGGGCAAGCTCGACGGCGGCCTGGTCCCGGCCGGCGACCTCGAAGCCGTCGAAGACGAGGCCCGCATCGGTGCTGAGGCCCGCCGCCGCCTGACCGAGTCAAATCTACGGCTGGTCGTGTCGGTGGCCCGCAAGTACATGGGGCGCGGTCTCCCGCTGCTGGATCTGATCCAGGAGGGGAACATCGGGCTCTCGCGGGCGGTCGAGAAGTACGACTACCGCAAGGGGTACCGCTTCTCAACTTACGCCTACTGGTGGATCAGGCAGGCCGTCACCCGCTCGATTGCCGATCAGGCCCGCACGATCCGCGTGCCGGTCCACATGATCGAGTTGATCGGCGATGTCTACAAGGTGTCGCGCGAGCTGCAGCAGGGGCTGGGCCGCGAGCCGGACGCCGAAGAGATCGCGAAGGCGATGAACACGACGGCCGAGAAGGTTCGTCAGATCCTCCGGGCCGCCAAGCAGCCGATCTCCCTCGAGACGCCCGTTGGCGAGGACGAGGGCAACACGATCTCGGACTTCATCGCCGACCGGGGGGCACGGGCGCCGTCCGACGCCGCCGACGAGGCGATGCTGAAGATCCAGGTCGAGAGCGCGCTTCAGGAGTTGAACCGCCGCGAGCAGCAAGTGCTTCGAATGCGGTTCGGCCTTGAGGACGGGCGCGACCGGACGCTCGGGGAGATCGGCGAAGAGCTGGGCGTCAGCCGCGAGCGGGTGCGCCAGATCGAGGCCGAAGCGCTGGCGAAGCTGCGGCACCCACGGCTGCGGAACCGCCTGCGGGAGTACATCGACGGGTAG